A window from Pseudomonas kribbensis encodes these proteins:
- the rpmD gene encoding 50S ribosomal protein L30, protein MATVKVTLIKSMTGRIPNHKLCVKGLGLRRIGHTVEVQDTPENRGMINKAYYMLRVEG, encoded by the coding sequence ATGGCTACCGTTAAAGTTACGCTGATCAAAAGCATGACCGGCCGCATCCCTAACCACAAACTGTGCGTTAAGGGTCTGGGTCTGCGTCGCATCGGTCACACTGTAGAAGTCCAGGATACTCCCGAGAATCGCGGGATGATCAACAAGGCTTACTACATGCTGCGTGTCGAGGGTTAA
- the rpsE gene encoding 30S ribosomal protein S5 yields MSNNDQKRDEGYIEKLVQVNRVAKTVKGGRIFTFTALTVVGDGKGRVGFGRGKSREVPAAIQKAMEAARRNMIQVDLNGTTLQYAMKSAHGASKVYMQPASEGTGIIAGGAMRAVLEVAGVQNVLAKCYGSTNPVNVVHATFKGLKAMQSPESIAAKRGLRVEEIK; encoded by the coding sequence ATGTCAAATAACGACCAAAAGCGCGACGAAGGCTACATTGAGAAGCTGGTTCAAGTTAACCGCGTAGCCAAAACCGTTAAAGGCGGCCGTATCTTCACTTTCACCGCGTTGACCGTGGTTGGTGATGGTAAGGGCCGTGTTGGCTTCGGCCGTGGCAAGTCGCGTGAAGTGCCTGCTGCGATCCAGAAGGCAATGGAAGCTGCTCGCCGCAACATGATCCAGGTTGATCTGAACGGCACTACCCTGCAGTACGCAATGAAGTCCGCTCACGGCGCTTCGAAGGTGTACATGCAGCCTGCTTCTGAAGGTACCGGTATCATCGCTGGCGGCGCTATGCGTGCTGTCCTCGAAGTTGCTGGCGTTCAGAACGTTCTGGCCAAGTGCTACGGCTCGACTAACCCTGTAAACGTGGTTCACGCCACTTTCAAGGGTCTGAAGGCTATGCAGTCTCCTGAGTCCATCGCAGCCAAGCGTGGCCTGCGTGTTGAGGAGATCAAGTAA
- the rplF gene encoding 50S ribosomal protein L6, with the protein MSRVAKNPVKLPAGVEVKFAGQQLSVKGAKGTLELNVHSSVEIVEEAGELRFAARNGDQQTRAMAGTTRALVNNMVQGVSQGFERKLQLVGVGYKAQAKGQVLNLALGFSHPVDYELPEGITAETPSQTDILIKGIDKQLVGQVAAEIRDFRPPEPYKGKGVRYADEVVRRKEAKKK; encoded by the coding sequence ATGTCTCGCGTCGCTAAGAACCCCGTTAAGCTGCCAGCCGGTGTCGAAGTAAAATTCGCAGGCCAACAGCTTTCGGTGAAGGGTGCCAAGGGTACTCTTGAACTGAACGTCCATTCGTCCGTTGAGATCGTTGAAGAAGCCGGTGAGCTGCGTTTTGCTGCTCGCAATGGCGATCAGCAGACTCGCGCAATGGCCGGTACCACTCGTGCGTTGGTAAACAACATGGTCCAGGGCGTAAGCCAAGGCTTCGAGCGCAAGCTCCAGCTGGTCGGTGTTGGTTACAAAGCGCAAGCAAAAGGTCAGGTGCTGAACCTGGCTCTTGGCTTCTCGCACCCAGTGGATTACGAACTGCCGGAAGGCATCACCGCTGAGACTCCTAGCCAGACCGATATCCTGATCAAGGGCATCGACAAGCAGCTGGTAGGTCAAGTGGCCGCCGAGATCCGCGACTTCCGTCCACCAGAGCCGTACAAAGGCAAAGGTGTGCGCTACGCGGACGAAGTCGTCCGTCGTAAAGAAGCCAAGAAGAAGTAG
- the rplO gene encoding 50S ribosomal protein L15, which yields MKLNDLSPAPGSRREKHRPGRGIGSGLGKTGGRGHKGQTSRSGGTIAPGFEGGQQPLHRRLPKFGFVSLKAMDRAEVRLSELAKVEGDIVTVQSLKDANVINVNVQRVKIMLSGEVTRAVTIGKGIGATKGARAAIEAAGGKFEE from the coding sequence ATGAAACTCAATGATCTGAGTCCAGCGCCGGGTTCCCGTCGCGAAAAGCATCGTCCGGGCCGTGGTATCGGTAGTGGTTTGGGTAAGACTGGTGGCCGTGGTCACAAAGGTCAGACTTCCCGCTCCGGTGGCACCATTGCTCCAGGCTTTGAAGGCGGTCAACAACCGCTGCATCGTCGCCTGCCGAAGTTCGGTTTCGTTTCCCTGAAGGCCATGGACCGCGCAGAAGTGCGTCTGTCCGAGCTGGCTAAAGTGGAAGGCGACATCGTCACCGTGCAGTCCCTGAAAGATGCCAACGTGATCAACGTCAACGTGCAGCGTGTGAAAATCATGCTGTCCGGTGAAGTGACTCGCGCTGTCACTATCGGCAAGGGAATCGGCGCCACCAAAGGTGCGCGTGCGGCTATCGAAGCAGCTGGCGGCAAGTTCGAGGAATAA
- the rplR gene encoding 50S ribosomal protein L18, whose amino-acid sequence MTDKKVTRLRRARKARLKMHELEVVRLCVFRSSQHIYAQVISADGNKVLASASTLDKELRDGATGNIDAATKVGQLVATRAKAAGVSQVAFDRSGFKYHGRVKALADAAREAGLEF is encoded by the coding sequence ATGACCGACAAAAAAGTTACTCGACTGCGTCGCGCTCGCAAAGCACGCCTGAAAATGCACGAACTCGAAGTCGTGCGTCTCTGCGTGTTCCGCTCTTCGCAGCACATCTACGCCCAGGTCATTTCGGCCGACGGCAACAAAGTCCTGGCAAGCGCCTCGACTTTGGATAAAGAACTGCGTGATGGCGCCACTGGCAACATCGACGCGGCCACTAAGGTTGGCCAGCTGGTCGCTACGCGTGCTAAGGCCGCTGGCGTCTCGCAGGTGGCTTTCGACCGCTCTGGCTTCAAGTACCACGGCCGCGTAAAAGCGCTGGCTGATGCTGCTCGTGAAGCTGGGCTGGAGTTCTAA